Proteins encoded within one genomic window of Halorussus salilacus:
- a CDS encoding NYN domain-containing protein: MQPLRSLFSEEPTVALFVDGPNVLREEFDVDLDDVRAAADELGHLVTARLYLDEHATPGLIQAAEARGFEVVVTSGDVDVKLAVDATEFALTEGLDVLAVASRDTDFKPVIEKAARTGVRTVAIAPGEHGRSDALRNAAHDARVLEE, encoded by the coding sequence ATGCAACCGTTGCGCTCGCTCTTCTCGGAGGAGCCGACCGTCGCGCTGTTCGTCGACGGTCCGAACGTCCTCCGCGAGGAGTTCGACGTGGACTTAGACGACGTGCGCGCGGCCGCCGACGAACTGGGCCACCTGGTGACCGCCCGCCTCTACCTCGACGAGCACGCGACCCCGGGGTTGATTCAGGCGGCCGAGGCACGCGGCTTCGAGGTCGTCGTCACCAGCGGCGACGTGGACGTGAAACTCGCGGTCGACGCCACCGAGTTCGCGCTCACCGAGGGCCTCGACGTGCTCGCGGTCGCGTCCCGGGACACCGACTTCAAGCCGGTCATCGAGAAGGCCGCCCGGACCGGGGTGCGAACGGTCGCCATCGCGCCCGGCGAACACGGCCGGTCGGACGCCCTCCGGAACGCCGCCCACGACGCCCGCGTGCTGGAGGAGTAG
- a CDS encoding S8 family serine peptidase, translating to MTDNSNPRFNRRDFMKATGVAGATAALGGITAATPGREPGAKENEVLVGVSAGQGDIEKKVAQHVPGDAEVVHKNENLRYVAVRFPEQAADVAQKNFIEAVTKKDGIKYAEVNETLEAQYEPSDPDFGDQYAPQQVESDAAWDTTLGDSNVTIAVVDTGAQYDHPDLEANFKSDPGRDFVDSDDDPAPDAPNDEYHGTHVAGCAAAVVDNDTGVAGQGNSSLINGRALDEDGGGSTADIADAVEWAADEGADVINLSLGGGGYTDTMKNAVSYATDNGALVIAAAGNDGQNSVSYPAAYDEVVAVSAVDDSESLASFSNYGSEIELAAPGVDVLSTTTEERGSYEELSGTSMACPVASGVAGLTLAQHDISNSELRTHLKDTATDIGLSEDEQGAGQVNAYNAVTTEPGDGGGDDPDDPDDPDDPDDDETSETVSDSLSSYYDSDCWNWTWEYDSPSSIEVVLDGPSDADFDLYVNEGSGSCPTTSDYDYRSYSPDSQETITIEDPDTSEDLEILVDSYSGSGDYDLTMTETN from the coding sequence ATGACAGACAACAGCAATCCACGGTTCAACCGCCGTGACTTCATGAAGGCGACGGGTGTGGCCGGTGCGACGGCCGCGCTCGGTGGAATCACTGCAGCGACTCCCGGGCGCGAACCCGGTGCGAAGGAGAACGAGGTCCTCGTCGGTGTCTCCGCCGGTCAGGGTGACATCGAGAAGAAGGTCGCCCAGCACGTCCCCGGCGACGCCGAGGTCGTTCACAAGAACGAGAACCTCCGCTACGTCGCGGTCCGGTTCCCCGAGCAGGCCGCCGACGTGGCCCAGAAGAACTTCATCGAGGCCGTCACGAAGAAGGACGGCATCAAGTACGCCGAGGTCAACGAGACGCTCGAAGCCCAGTACGAGCCGAGCGACCCCGATTTCGGCGACCAGTACGCGCCCCAGCAGGTCGAGTCCGACGCCGCGTGGGACACCACGCTCGGTGACTCCAACGTCACCATCGCCGTGGTCGACACCGGTGCGCAGTACGACCACCCCGACCTCGAAGCCAACTTCAAGTCCGACCCCGGCCGCGACTTCGTCGACAGCGACGACGACCCGGCCCCGGACGCGCCCAACGACGAGTACCACGGTACCCACGTCGCTGGCTGTGCCGCGGCGGTCGTCGACAACGACACCGGCGTCGCGGGCCAGGGTAACTCCTCGCTCATCAACGGCCGCGCGCTCGACGAGGACGGTGGCGGTTCCACGGCCGACATCGCCGACGCCGTCGAGTGGGCCGCAGACGAGGGCGCAGACGTCATCAACCTCTCGCTCGGTGGCGGCGGTTACACCGACACGATGAAGAACGCGGTCAGCTACGCGACCGACAACGGCGCGCTCGTCATCGCGGCCGCGGGCAACGACGGTCAGAACTCCGTCTCCTACCCCGCTGCCTACGATGAGGTTGTCGCCGTCTCCGCAGTCGACGACAGCGAGAGCCTCGCCAGCTTCTCGAACTACGGTAGCGAGATCGAACTCGCCGCACCCGGCGTCGACGTGCTCTCGACCACGACCGAGGAGCGCGGTAGCTACGAAGAGCTGTCGGGCACCTCGATGGCATGCCCGGTCGCGTCCGGCGTCGCCGGTCTGACGCTCGCCCAGCACGACATCTCGAACTCCGAGCTCCGCACCCACCTCAAGGACACCGCCACGGACATCGGCCTGTCCGAGGACGAGCAGGGTGCCGGTCAGGTCAACGCCTACAACGCGGTCACCACCGAGCCCGGTGACGGCGGCGGCGACGACCCCGACGACCCCGACGACCCCGACGACCCCGACGACGACGAGACTTCGGAGACCGTCAGCGACTCGCTCAGTAGCTACTACGACTCCGACTGCTGGAACTGGACGTGGGAGTACGACTCCCCGAGCAGCATCGAGGTCGTCCTCGACGGTCCGTCGGACGCCGACTTCGACCTCTACGTCAACGAGGGTAGCGGCTCGTGCCCGACCACGAGCGACTACGACTACCGGTCGTACAGTCCCGACAGCCAGGAGACCATCACCATCGAGGACCCCGACACCTCGGAGGACCTCGAGATCCTCGTGGACTCCTACAGCGGCTCGGGCGACTACGACCTGACGATGACCGAGACCAACTAA
- the gcvT gene encoding glycine cleavage system aminomethyltransferase GcvT yields the protein MSLRKPPLRDVHDARGATFTEFGGWEMPVEFDSIQDEHRAVREEAGVFDVSHMGEIEVGGSDAETLMQRLTTNDVTNLDAGDSQYAMITDDEGTILDDTVVYRLPESEDSAFLFVPNAGHDEQMYDRWVDHRDEWDLDATVSNVTDDYAMFAVQGPDAVDLVADATEESLGDLSKFEAKYATVAGVRCWVARTGYTGEDGFELLLDADEAETVWEALDCQPCGLGSRDTLRMEMGFLLSGQDFDPEEDPRDPYEAGVGFTVKLDTEFVGRDALERVKEEGVEEEFVGIKLVDRGIARHGYEVTDREGEVIGEVTSGTMSPTLNEPIALGYVPTEFADADTRVGVRVRGESKKAKIATVPFLSEKR from the coding sequence ATGAGCCTTCGGAAGCCGCCACTGCGCGACGTCCACGACGCGCGCGGTGCGACGTTCACGGAGTTCGGCGGGTGGGAGATGCCCGTCGAGTTCGACTCGATTCAGGACGAACACCGCGCGGTCCGCGAGGAGGCGGGCGTCTTCGACGTCTCCCACATGGGCGAGATCGAGGTTGGCGGCTCGGACGCCGAGACCCTGATGCAACGGCTCACCACCAACGACGTGACGAACCTCGACGCCGGGGACTCCCAGTACGCGATGATAACCGACGACGAGGGGACGATTCTGGACGACACGGTCGTCTACCGACTCCCCGAGAGCGAGGACTCGGCGTTCCTCTTCGTCCCGAACGCGGGCCACGACGAGCAGATGTACGACCGGTGGGTCGACCACCGCGACGAGTGGGACCTCGACGCAACCGTCTCGAACGTCACGGACGACTACGCCATGTTCGCGGTTCAGGGGCCCGACGCCGTCGACCTCGTCGCCGACGCGACCGAGGAGTCGCTCGGTGACCTCTCGAAGTTCGAGGCCAAGTACGCCACGGTCGCGGGCGTCCGTTGCTGGGTCGCGCGCACCGGATACACCGGCGAGGACGGCTTCGAACTCCTGCTCGACGCCGACGAGGCCGAGACGGTCTGGGAGGCGCTCGACTGCCAGCCCTGCGGGCTCGGCTCCCGGGACACCCTCCGGATGGAGATGGGGTTTCTGCTCTCCGGGCAGGACTTCGACCCCGAGGAGGACCCCCGGGACCCCTACGAGGCGGGCGTCGGGTTCACCGTGAAGCTCGACACCGAGTTCGTCGGCCGGGACGCCCTCGAACGCGTCAAGGAGGAGGGCGTCGAGGAGGAGTTCGTCGGCATCAAGCTCGTGGACCGCGGCATCGCGCGCCACGGCTACGAGGTGACCGACCGCGAGGGCGAGGTCATCGGCGAGGTCACCAGCGGGACGATGAGCCCCACCCTGAACGAACCCATCGCGCTGGGGTACGTCCCGACCGAGTTCGCCGACGCCGACACCCGGGTCGGCGTCCGGGTTCGCGGCGAGTCCAAAAAGGCAAAGATAGCGACCGTCCCATTCCTGAGTGAGAAACGATGA
- the gcvH gene encoding glycine cleavage system protein GcvH yields the protein MSFDVPDDRKYLESHEWVEDGDGPVKIGISDFAQDELGDVVFVELPGEGDDLAAGEEFGVVESIKAVSDLYSPVSGEVVAVNDALESQPELVNDDPFGDGWMIEVEVSEENGDLLSADDYREQIE from the coding sequence ATGAGTTTCGATGTACCCGACGACCGGAAGTACCTGGAATCGCACGAGTGGGTCGAGGACGGCGACGGGCCCGTCAAGATCGGCATCTCCGACTTCGCGCAGGACGAACTCGGCGACGTGGTGTTCGTCGAACTCCCCGGCGAGGGCGACGACCTCGCGGCGGGCGAGGAGTTCGGCGTGGTCGAGTCGATTAAGGCGGTCTCGGACCTCTACTCGCCGGTGAGCGGCGAGGTGGTCGCGGTCAACGACGCGCTCGAATCCCAGCCCGAACTCGTCAACGACGACCCGTTCGGCGACGGGTGGATGATAGAGGTCGAAGTGTCCGAGGAGAACGGCGACCTCCTGTCGGCCGACGACTACCGCGAGCAGATAGAGTAG
- the gcvPA gene encoding aminomethyl-transferring glycine dehydrogenase subunit GcvPA gives MSGRNERGSPYAPHTDAETEAMLSAVGVGGVDDLFDIPESVAFDGEFGIESRGEREAERHVGSLLARNDDHTEFLGRGHYAHYVPSLVDHISQRSEFLTSYTQYQPEITQGFLQALFEYQSMLVELTGLEIVNASMYDHATALAEAALLAARVRAVDGDRVLVPEYLLDRRRDVLENYTDGAGLSVETYGTDDANVDPDALADAIDDEVAMVYAESPTTRGTVEEHLDAVGDLADDHGALFCLGSDPVALSVLQEPASVGADVVVGDAAALGLPTAYGMGLGLFACREDFVRQVPGRLVGASEDDAERRAYTLTLQTREQHIRRERATSNICTNQAWVALRTAIHAAYLGPGGLVDLANDCVGLAADLADRLDSITGVRAPVHDRHHFREFVAHTDQPARAVAEDLEAEGFAVHAVGEHEVQVCITDANEHAADEFVAAFEEVA, from the coding sequence ATGAGCGGACGAAACGAGAGGGGAAGTCCGTACGCCCCCCACACCGACGCCGAGACCGAAGCGATGCTATCGGCCGTCGGCGTCGGGGGCGTCGACGACCTCTTCGACATCCCGGAGTCGGTCGCGTTCGACGGCGAGTTCGGCATCGAGTCGAGAGGCGAACGCGAGGCCGAGCGCCACGTCGGGAGCCTGCTGGCGCGCAACGACGACCACACGGAGTTCCTCGGCCGCGGCCACTACGCCCACTACGTCCCGTCGCTGGTCGACCACATCTCCCAGCGCTCGGAGTTCCTGACCTCCTACACCCAGTACCAGCCCGAGATCACGCAGGGGTTCCTGCAGGCGCTGTTCGAGTACCAGTCGATGCTCGTGGAGCTGACGGGGCTCGAAATAGTCAACGCCTCGATGTACGACCACGCGACCGCGCTCGCGGAGGCGGCCCTGCTCGCGGCGCGCGTGCGAGCGGTCGACGGCGACCGGGTGTTGGTGCCCGAGTACCTCCTCGACCGACGCCGGGACGTGCTGGAGAACTACACCGACGGCGCGGGCCTCTCGGTCGAGACCTACGGCACCGACGACGCCAACGTCGACCCCGACGCGCTCGCCGACGCCATCGACGACGAGGTCGCGATGGTGTACGCCGAGAGCCCGACCACGCGCGGCACCGTCGAGGAGCACCTCGACGCGGTCGGCGACCTCGCCGACGACCACGGCGCGCTGTTCTGCCTCGGGTCGGACCCGGTCGCGCTCTCGGTACTCCAGGAACCCGCGTCGGTCGGTGCCGACGTGGTGGTGGGCGACGCCGCCGCGCTCGGCCTGCCGACGGCGTACGGCATGGGACTCGGGCTGTTCGCCTGCCGGGAGGACTTCGTCCGACAGGTACCCGGACGATTGGTGGGGGCCAGCGAAGACGACGCCGAACGCCGCGCGTACACCCTCACCCTCCAGACCCGCGAACAGCACATCCGCCGCGAGCGCGCGACGAGCAACATCTGCACGAATCAGGCGTGGGTCGCGCTCCGGACCGCCATCCACGCGGCCTACCTCGGTCCCGGCGGCCTCGTGGACCTCGCCAACGACTGCGTGGGACTCGCGGCCGACCTCGCCGACCGCCTCGATTCCATCACGGGCGTTCGGGCTCCGGTCCACGACCGCCACCACTTCCGGGAGTTCGTGGCCCACACAGACCAGCCAGCCCGAGCGGTCGCCGAGGACCTCGAAGCCGAGGGGTTCGCGGTCCACGCGGTCGGCGAACACGAGGTGCAGGTCTGCATCACGGACGCGAACGAGCACGCCGCCGACGAGTTCGTCGCGGCGTTCGAGGAGGTGGCCTGA
- the gcvPB gene encoding aminomethyl-transferring glycine dehydrogenase subunit GcvPB: MKYDQARWTHDADGDRDSTDDQYEPLLSEKNTEEVAVDSALPEDLTRDSIELPDLSEPELARHYTRLSQMNYGVDSGPYPLGSCTMKYNPKFTEDVAALPSAAVHPDRSDRSVQGTLALMAGLQDYLARIGGMDAVSLQPPAGAAGEFTGILVAKAFHEANGEGETRDEIIVPDSAHGTNFASAALAGYEVVELPSGEDGRVDLEALEAAASDRTALFMLTNPNTLGLFERDIEEVADIVHDAGGLLYYDGANLNALLGQARPGDMGFDIMHYNVHKTFATPHGGGGPGAGPVGVVSDLAEFLPAPRVREVEASDGEKGYERFDPENSVGKVHGFEGNWLVLVKTYAYIARLGDEGLRDASAKAVLNANYLASQIGYDIPFGPFHHEFVASAGDQDAADVAKRMLDYGVHPPTTKWPEIVPEALMTEPTEIESKETLDQLADAFDAVADEDDETLEAAPNRTTARRIDQTSAARNLRLSWQALDAED, translated from the coding sequence ATGAAGTACGATCAAGCCCGCTGGACCCACGACGCCGACGGCGACCGCGACTCGACCGACGACCAATACGAACCGCTCCTCTCGGAGAAGAACACCGAGGAGGTCGCGGTCGACTCGGCCCTGCCCGAGGACCTCACGCGCGACAGCATCGAACTCCCCGACCTCTCGGAGCCCGAGCTCGCGCGCCACTACACCCGACTCAGCCAGATGAACTACGGCGTGGACTCGGGACCGTACCCCCTCGGGAGCTGTACGATGAAGTACAACCCCAAGTTCACCGAGGACGTGGCCGCGCTCCCGAGCGCGGCGGTCCACCCCGACCGCTCGGACCGGAGCGTTCAGGGCACCCTCGCGCTGATGGCTGGCCTGCAGGACTACCTCGCTCGAATCGGCGGGATGGACGCGGTGAGCCTCCAGCCCCCCGCGGGCGCGGCCGGAGAGTTCACCGGCATCCTCGTCGCGAAGGCGTTCCACGAGGCCAACGGCGAGGGCGAGACGCGCGACGAGATCATCGTCCCCGACAGCGCCCACGGCACCAACTTCGCCAGCGCCGCGCTCGCGGGCTACGAGGTGGTCGAACTCCCCTCGGGCGAGGACGGCCGCGTCGATCTGGAGGCCCTCGAAGCGGCCGCGAGCGACCGGACCGCCCTCTTCATGCTCACCAACCCCAACACGCTCGGACTGTTCGAGCGCGACATCGAGGAGGTCGCCGACATCGTCCACGACGCGGGCGGCCTGCTCTATTACGACGGCGCGAACCTCAACGCCCTGCTCGGGCAGGCCCGGCCGGGCGACATGGGCTTCGACATCATGCACTACAACGTCCACAAGACGTTCGCCACGCCCCACGGCGGCGGCGGCCCCGGGGCCGGACCGGTCGGCGTGGTCTCGGACCTCGCGGAGTTCCTGCCCGCACCGCGAGTCCGCGAAGTCGAGGCGAGCGACGGCGAGAAGGGCTACGAGCGCTTCGACCCCGAGAACAGCGTCGGGAAGGTCCACGGCTTCGAGGGCAACTGGCTCGTCCTCGTGAAGACCTACGCCTACATCGCGCGCCTCGGCGACGAGGGACTCCGTGACGCCTCCGCGAAGGCGGTGTTGAACGCCAACTACCTGGCCTCCCAGATAGGCTACGACATCCCGTTCGGCCCGTTCCACCACGAGTTCGTCGCCAGCGCGGGCGACCAGGACGCCGCCGACGTCGCCAAGCGGATGCTCGACTACGGCGTCCACCCGCCGACGACCAAGTGGCCCGAGATCGTCCCGGAGGCGCTGATGACCGAGCCGACCGAAATCGAGAGCAAGGAGACGCTCGACCAGCTCGCCGACGCCTTCGACGCGGTCGCCGACGAGGACGACGAGACGCTCGAAGCCGCGCCGAACCGGACCACCGCCCGGCGCATCGACCAGACCAGCGCCGCGCGCAACCTCCGGCTGTCGTGGCAGGCGCTCGACGCCGAGGACTGA
- a CDS encoding class I SAM-dependent methyltransferase gives MRELPLDDLPKHSPWSARLLGLDDWDGESYGGTGVSWYDGAYGGLLELASENPEFDFRDVKRSAHHHTQESPVAISERESLYLADIDEKLDRQEAALVAAFDGVLSGEETVVALGCGWGHELGVLADAYPDCEFVGGEPSENGVALARELFGDRDRIRVEPFDFREDSWEILDCDDFGVADSEVVVFTQGSLTALPSAREVVTETLVDHLDRVREGVHLEHVFELNPEDTLLGQLRRSYIRERGYNDDLLASLRDADAIDVTETTYDVVGGNPLHPLSEVHWRPA, from the coding sequence ATGCGCGAACTTCCCCTCGACGACCTCCCGAAGCACTCGCCGTGGTCCGCCCGCCTGCTCGGACTCGACGACTGGGACGGTGAGAGCTACGGCGGCACCGGCGTCTCGTGGTACGACGGGGCCTACGGGGGCCTGCTCGAACTCGCGAGCGAGAACCCCGAGTTCGACTTCCGCGATGTGAAGCGCTCGGCTCACCACCACACGCAGGAGAGCCCGGTCGCCATCTCCGAGCGAGAGTCGCTCTACCTCGCCGACATCGACGAGAAACTGGACCGTCAGGAGGCCGCGCTCGTCGCCGCCTTCGACGGTGTGTTATCCGGTGAGGAGACGGTGGTCGCGCTCGGATGCGGGTGGGGACACGAACTCGGCGTCCTCGCCGACGCCTACCCCGACTGCGAGTTCGTCGGTGGTGAACCCTCCGAGAACGGCGTGGCGCTGGCCCGCGAACTGTTCGGCGACCGCGACCGGATTCGGGTCGAACCCTTCGACTTCCGCGAGGACTCGTGGGAGATACTCGACTGCGACGACTTCGGAGTCGCCGACTCCGAAGTCGTCGTCTTCACGCAGGGGTCGCTGACCGCGCTCCCGAGCGCCCGCGAGGTCGTCACCGAGACGCTGGTCGACCACCTCGACCGGGTTCGGGAGGGCGTCCACCTCGAACATGTGTTCGAACTCAATCCGGAGGACACCCTCCTCGGGCAACTCCGGCGGAGCTACATCCGCGAGCGGGGGTACAACGACGACCTGCTCGCGTCGCTGCGGGACGCCGACGCCATCGACGTGACCGAGACGACCTACGACGTGGTCGGCGGGAACCCGCTCCACCCGCTCTCGGAAGTGCACTGGCGACCGGCCTGA
- a CDS encoding DUF7838 family putative zinc beta-ribbon protein: MSQELEHECPECGTERTFYRTASTTLHLGEKTKWGCPECGYRLVRIDGDIDSSVEA, from the coding sequence ATGAGTCAGGAACTCGAACACGAGTGTCCCGAGTGCGGGACCGAGCGGACGTTCTACCGCACCGCCAGCACGACCCTCCACCTCGGCGAGAAGACCAAGTGGGGCTGTCCCGAGTGCGGCTACCGACTCGTCCGAATCGACGGCGACATAGACTCCTCGGTCGAGGCCTGA
- a CDS encoding glutaredoxin family protein gives MSVILYSLDGCPYCEKVEQALDENGVEYETRWVEALHSERDEVKRVSNQRSVPVLVHEEAGVTMGESDNIVEYVETSLS, from the coding sequence ATGTCCGTCATCCTCTACTCGCTCGACGGCTGTCCGTACTGCGAGAAGGTCGAGCAAGCGCTCGACGAGAACGGCGTCGAGTACGAGACCCGGTGGGTCGAGGCGCTTCACTCCGAGCGCGACGAGGTCAAGCGCGTCAGCAACCAGCGGAGCGTCCCGGTGCTCGTCCACGAGGAGGCCGGGGTGACGATGGGAGAGAGCGACAACATCGTCGAGTACGTCGAGACCTCGCTTTCGTGA
- a CDS encoding cob(I)yrinic acid a,c-diamide adenosyltransferase: protein MKIYTGRGDEGQTDLRDMSRVSKASPRIEAYGTVDELNALVGRIRPCGHGDIDDHLRETQNLLHVVQADFSNPEPDEDDPVVREDHIEEVEEWIDSYDDELDPLESFILPSGSKPGADLHHARTVCRRAERRAVALASEEDVNEVAVKYLNRLSDALFVFARVVNQREGVVEESPTY from the coding sequence ATGAAAATCTACACCGGCCGCGGCGACGAGGGACAGACCGACCTGCGCGACATGTCGCGGGTCTCGAAGGCCAGTCCCCGCATCGAGGCCTACGGCACCGTCGACGAACTCAACGCGCTCGTGGGTCGGATTCGGCCCTGCGGTCACGGCGACATCGACGACCACCTCCGGGAGACGCAGAACCTCCTCCATGTGGTGCAGGCCGACTTCTCGAACCCCGAGCCCGACGAGGACGACCCCGTGGTCCGCGAGGACCACATCGAGGAGGTCGAGGAGTGGATCGACTCCTACGACGACGAACTCGACCCGCTCGAATCGTTCATCCTGCCGAGCGGGAGCAAGCCCGGGGCCGACCTCCACCACGCCCGCACCGTCTGTCGGCGCGCCGAGCGCCGGGCGGTCGCGCTCGCGAGCGAGGAGGACGTGAACGAGGTCGCGGTGAAGTACTTGAATCGCCTCTCGGACGCGCTATTCGTCTTCGCGCGCGTGGTGAACCAGCGCGAGGGCGTCGTCGAGGAGTCGCCGACGTACTGA
- a CDS encoding nuclear transport factor 2 family protein: protein MNPTETVEDYYGALRRGDPLPPYFVEREDVVKFGVGERLAGYDAVAEGLRDQTRTTRDWRVESRNLRTTARESVAWFTDDVGLAWTPDDGERRSFDTRWSGALESDGGDWRFAQMHVSAPREV, encoded by the coding sequence ATGAATCCCACCGAGACCGTCGAGGACTACTACGGCGCGCTCCGGCGGGGCGACCCCCTCCCGCCCTACTTCGTCGAGCGCGAGGACGTAGTGAAGTTCGGCGTCGGCGAGCGACTCGCGGGCTACGACGCGGTCGCAGAGGGGCTTCGCGACCAGACTCGGACCACCCGCGACTGGCGGGTCGAGAGCCGCAATCTTCGAACGACCGCCCGCGAGTCGGTGGCGTGGTTCACCGACGACGTGGGGCTTGCGTGGACGCCGGACGACGGCGAGCGGCGGTCGTTCGACACCCGCTGGAGCGGCGCGCTGGAGTCCGACGGCGGCGACTGGCGCTTCGCGCAGATGCATGTGAGCGCGCCCCGTGAGGTCTGA
- a CDS encoding zinc-dependent metalloprotease produces MNLYRSVRAIAESSGDGPIDWNAVAESAKAATDPGSIELSESERAGYASDVRDARARVREVSGTEFDVPRTVEVQNRHHWIDANIDTFRRVMEPIEEHGPTVLPGVARTINTGTMSLMLSVLAKNVLGQYDPLLLAEGDDHALYFVRPNIRRIADQLDVDYDRFRRWIAFHEVTHAAEFGAAPWLSEHLESRMEEGIEALAHGHLDREAFSDLDAAMTAVEGYAELLMDGAFDDEYADLREKMEARRRGQNPLSKLLRRLLGLGLKRRQYERGKAFFDAVAAERGIEGASAVWDRPENLPTDAELDEPSRWLARVRP; encoded by the coding sequence GTGAATCTCTATCGTAGCGTTCGGGCCATCGCCGAATCGTCGGGTGACGGTCCCATCGACTGGAACGCGGTCGCCGAATCCGCGAAGGCGGCGACCGACCCCGGTTCCATCGAACTCTCCGAATCCGAACGAGCGGGCTACGCGTCGGACGTCCGCGACGCCCGCGCTCGGGTCCGCGAGGTCTCGGGGACGGAGTTCGACGTGCCCCGAACCGTCGAGGTCCAGAACCGCCACCACTGGATCGACGCCAACATCGACACCTTCCGGCGCGTGATGGAACCCATCGAGGAACACGGCCCCACGGTCCTGCCGGGGGTCGCCCGCACCATCAACACCGGGACGATGTCGCTGATGCTGTCGGTCCTCGCGAAGAACGTCCTCGGGCAGTACGACCCGCTCCTGCTCGCGGAGGGCGACGACCACGCCCTCTACTTCGTCCGGCCGAACATCCGGCGCATCGCCGACCAGCTCGACGTGGACTACGACCGCTTCCGGCGGTGGATAGCGTTCCACGAGGTGACCCACGCTGCTGAGTTCGGCGCGGCCCCGTGGCTCTCCGAGCACCTCGAATCCCGGATGGAGGAGGGCATCGAGGCGCTGGCGCACGGTCATCTCGACCGCGAGGCGTTCAGCGACCTCGACGCCGCCATGACCGCGGTCGAGGGCTACGCCGAACTCCTGATGGACGGCGCGTTCGACGACGAGTACGCCGACCTCCGCGAGAAGATGGAGGCCCGTCGCCGGGGTCAGAACCCCCTGTCGAAACTCCTGCGGCGACTGCTCGGCCTCGGGCTGAAGCGCCGTCAGTACGAGCGCGGCAAGGCGTTCTTCGACGCGGTTGCGGCCGAGCGCGGCATCGAGGGCGCGAGCGCGGTCTGGGACCGCCCGGAGAACCTCCCGACAGACGCCGAACTCGACGAGCCGTCGCGGTGGCTCGCGCGAGTGCGACCGTAG